A portion of the Luxibacter massiliensis genome contains these proteins:
- a CDS encoding methyl-accepting chemotaxis protein — translation MKVKRNINKKILLNTITIVVVLAVILVSVMAVSMKSLTDKILTDILPSMIKTASQSIEGNMHMLSDRIFMIGDNDAFTNPRSSLEEKKAVLDKAQTGIEFMWLGLYDAGGQLYLGDENCPAAISGRKMFAQMGETQNLVIDDVASSSNGLELAIGMPVLSDGEILYYLVGSYKYDVLNDVLSNINLSANGKAFIVSQEGQVMGNRDTKLVEENTSLADSLQSEDIAEKVVSGETGVETMEASGSVDLVSYAPINGTNWYLTILVPRSDFMGPANASILLSVAITLVLLILAGGMTLRFASRIQKSLKGVTERIGLLAQGDLKAPTEVIKTGDETEVLSYALSDTVTSINGYISELSSILGNMSGGNFKVEVKGTFHGDFVEMKESLNKIIEALNLMLKSIKHSSEEVLMTAHVVSGGAQQVHNGSTQQADSLNVLSGETEAIGQNILEVDDNTKLAGSLMGKAKESMDKGDENMSNLLQAMEDINRNSVEITKINKFLEDIAFQTNILALNASVEAARAGAAGGGFAIVAMEVRNLAAQSAESSKRTSGMIDSSLQAIERGTEYAKKVAESFHDIEEVSNQMSAITKQLEGSVSVQKQSLENMAGQITQIRDLAEQNLHASFESATASQKLNQQAQKLQSMSGRFRLREE, via the coding sequence GTGAAAGTAAAGCGGAATATCAACAAAAAAATACTGCTCAATACAATAACTATCGTTGTGGTACTGGCAGTCATTCTTGTCTCAGTCATGGCAGTATCCATGAAATCATTGACGGATAAGATATTGACAGATATCCTTCCATCTATGATTAAGACTGCGTCTCAGAGCATAGAAGGGAATATGCACATGCTTTCAGACAGGATTTTTATGATTGGGGACAACGATGCATTTACAAACCCCCGGAGCAGCCTGGAGGAGAAAAAGGCTGTGCTGGACAAGGCGCAGACAGGGATTGAGTTTATGTGGCTGGGTTTGTATGATGCAGGAGGGCAGCTGTATTTAGGGGACGAGAATTGCCCGGCAGCAATTTCGGGGCGGAAAATGTTTGCACAGATGGGCGAGACCCAAAATCTTGTGATTGATGATGTGGCCTCCTCCTCCAATGGACTGGAGCTTGCCATTGGTATGCCGGTTCTGTCCGACGGCGAGATACTATATTATCTGGTGGGCAGTTATAAATATGATGTCTTGAACGATGTCCTGAGTAATATTAACCTGAGCGCCAATGGGAAGGCATTTATTGTCAGCCAGGAGGGGCAGGTCATGGGGAACCGGGATACAAAGCTCGTGGAAGAGAATACAAGCCTGGCAGACAGCCTTCAGTCAGAGGATATTGCAGAAAAAGTGGTGTCAGGGGAGACAGGGGTGGAGACCATGGAGGCATCTGGTTCTGTAGATTTGGTAAGCTATGCCCCTATAAACGGCACAAACTGGTATCTTACTATTTTAGTTCCCCGCAGTGACTTTATGGGGCCGGCCAACGCAAGTATTTTACTCAGTGTGGCAATTACGCTGGTTCTGCTTATCCTGGCAGGGGGAATGACTCTTAGATTTGCTTCCAGGATTCAGAAATCCCTGAAAGGAGTGACAGAGCGTATTGGACTGCTGGCCCAGGGAGATTTAAAGGCTCCCACTGAGGTCATCAAGACCGGCGATGAGACGGAAGTGCTCTCCTATGCGCTGAGTGACACGGTTACTAGTATTAATGGATACATATCAGAGCTGTCCAGTATTCTGGGGAATATGTCAGGAGGCAATTTTAAAGTAGAAGTAAAGGGGACTTTCCACGGGGATTTCGTTGAGATGAAAGAGTCCCTGAATAAGATTATAGAAGCGCTGAACCTAATGCTAAAATCAATTAAGCATTCATCGGAGGAAGTGCTTATGACGGCTCATGTGGTTTCAGGCGGTGCACAGCAGGTACACAATGGGTCCACACAGCAGGCAGATTCCCTGAATGTCCTGTCCGGGGAGACAGAGGCCATTGGGCAGAATATACTGGAAGTGGACGACAACACAAAACTTGCGGGAAGCTTGATGGGAAAGGCAAAGGAGAGCATGGACAAGGGGGATGAGAATATGAGCAACCTCCTGCAGGCTATGGAGGATATTAACAGGAACTCCGTGGAAATCACTAAGATTAACAAGTTTCTTGAGGACATTGCTTTCCAGACCAACATCCTGGCCCTAAACGCATCGGTGGAAGCCGCCAGGGCAGGGGCCGCCGGGGGCGGTTTCGCAATTGTGGCCATGGAAGTGAGAAATCTTGCGGCCCAGAGCGCTGAGTCATCCAAGCGTACATCTGGCATGATAGACAGTTCCCTCCAGGCCATTGAGCGGGGCACAGAGTATGCTAAGAAAGTGGCGGAATCCTTCCACGATATTGAGGAGGTGTCCAACCAGATGTCTGCGATTACAAAACAGCTTGAGGGGAGCGTCTCAGTACAGAAGCAGTCTCTGGAAAACATGGCGGGCCAGATAACCCAGATACGGGATTTGGCTGAGCAAAACTTGCATGCCAGCTTTGAGAGCGCCACTGCCAGCCAGAAGCTGAACCAACAGGCTCAAAAGCTGCAGAGTATGTCTGGAAGATTCAGGCTGAGGGAGGAATAG
- a CDS encoding sodium-dependent transporter, translating to MKREKFGSRLGFILISAGCAIGLGNVWRFPYITGQYGGAAFVLIYLFFLLILGLPIMIMEFSVGRASQVSAALSFDRLEPAGTKWHWYKYGAMAGNYLLMMFYTTIGGWTFIYFVKMAAGQFTGMGAGQVEEEFGALMSQPLLMASCMVLVVVLCFGICSKGLQKGVEKVTKVMMLLLLALMIILALRSATLEGAGEGLRFYLFPDFQKVQDAGIMEVIFAAMGQSFFTLSLGIGAIAIFGSYIDKKRSLAGEAICVTVLDTCVALIAGMIIFPACFAFGVKPDSGPSLIFITLPNIFNSMGGGRIWGTLFFLCMFFAAASTIIAVFENIISFAMDLTGCSRKKAVAYNIAAVIVLSLPCVLGFNLLSGVTFMGGSKNILDFEDFLVSNNLLPLGSLVYLLFCTSKYGWGWKKFQAEANAGIGIKFPSWARIYVSYILPLIVLFIFIQGYWALLV from the coding sequence ATGAAGAGAGAAAAATTTGGTTCCAGGCTGGGATTTATCCTAATTTCAGCGGGATGTGCCATTGGCCTGGGCAATGTCTGGAGATTCCCGTATATTACGGGGCAGTATGGTGGGGCGGCGTTTGTCCTGATTTATCTATTTTTCCTTTTAATACTGGGACTTCCGATCATGATTATGGAATTTTCCGTGGGAAGGGCCAGCCAGGTGAGCGCCGCCCTTTCATTTGACAGGCTGGAGCCGGCAGGGACTAAATGGCACTGGTACAAGTATGGCGCTATGGCGGGGAATTACCTGCTGATGATGTTCTATACGACCATTGGAGGCTGGACTTTTATATATTTTGTGAAAATGGCGGCCGGTCAGTTTACGGGCATGGGCGCGGGGCAGGTGGAAGAGGAGTTTGGCGCGCTGATGTCCCAGCCTTTACTTATGGCTTCCTGTATGGTTCTGGTGGTGGTACTGTGCTTTGGAATATGCAGTAAAGGGCTGCAAAAAGGTGTGGAGAAAGTGACAAAGGTTATGATGCTCCTCCTCCTCGCCCTGATGATTATTCTTGCCCTACGTTCTGCCACTTTGGAAGGGGCAGGGGAGGGACTCCGTTTTTATTTGTTCCCGGATTTTCAGAAGGTACAGGATGCCGGCATTATGGAGGTTATTTTTGCGGCGATGGGACAGTCATTTTTCACGCTGAGCCTGGGAATAGGCGCCATTGCCATTTTTGGGAGTTATATTGATAAAAAGCGTTCTCTGGCAGGCGAGGCCATCTGCGTCACTGTGTTGGATACATGTGTGGCCCTGATTGCAGGGATGATCATCTTCCCTGCCTGTTTTGCCTTTGGGGTGAAACCGGACAGCGGGCCGAGCCTGATATTCATCACTCTGCCCAATATCTTTAACTCCATGGGAGGAGGGCGGATCTGGGGGACATTGTTTTTCCTCTGTATGTTCTTTGCGGCAGCCTCCACGATCATAGCAGTGTTTGAGAATATTATTTCCTTTGCAATGGACCTGACAGGATGCAGCAGGAAAAAGGCAGTGGCCTATAATATAGCTGCGGTCATCGTGCTGTCTCTGCCGTGCGTGCTGGGGTTCAATTTGTTAAGCGGCGTGACTTTTATGGGAGGCTCAAAAAATATTCTGGATTTTGAGGACTTTCTTGTCAGCAATAATCTGCTTCCTCTGGGGAGCCTGGTATACCTTTTGTTCTGTACAAGCAAGTATGGCTGGGGATGGAAGAAGTTCCAGGCAGAGGCTAATGCGGGCATTGGAATTAAATTCCCATCCTGGGCCAGAATATACGTATCATATATCCTCCCTTTAATTGTATTGTTTATTTTTATACAGGGGTACTGGGCGCTGCTGGTATAG
- a CDS encoding VOC family protein, producing MKGSIKQICILVDDLDTAMKNYWENFGIGPWDVRHFTPDTVRDFYVRKQPVQEDFDFICAVTWEGDMEYELIQPLKGPNIYWEHLEKFGSGLHHFKVVIPDDDELAAYVKELEEKGLEVTQTGWIDNDVHYYVNSYDKLGLTLELGNGGKIGEAEEVYPSKDAERPVAHRQNIRQIALVVDDVEKYMQNYAYYLGIDGWDVRHFTPEKVRDFYVEGEHITEGFDFICAVKWVGDMELELIQPVKGPNIYWKFLEQHGPGLHHLKDVYPDDEIKEECTRLKAAGVRVMQTGWIDGDSHYYISTEEMLKIVMEFGNGGKIEAPDYVFYADEKEKNG from the coding sequence ATGAAAGGTTCAATTAAACAAATCTGCATTTTGGTGGATGATTTGGATACAGCAATGAAAAATTATTGGGAGAATTTCGGCATTGGCCCTTGGGACGTGCGCCATTTTACCCCAGATACCGTGAGGGATTTCTATGTACGTAAGCAGCCTGTCCAGGAAGATTTCGATTTTATCTGTGCAGTTACATGGGAAGGGGATATGGAGTATGAGCTGATTCAGCCATTGAAAGGCCCCAATATTTATTGGGAACATTTGGAGAAATTTGGAAGCGGACTGCACCATTTTAAGGTTGTGATTCCAGACGATGACGAACTGGCAGCCTATGTAAAAGAGCTGGAGGAGAAAGGCCTGGAGGTGACGCAGACAGGCTGGATTGACAATGATGTCCATTATTATGTGAATTCTTATGATAAGCTGGGACTGACCCTTGAGCTGGGGAATGGCGGTAAGATCGGCGAGGCAGAGGAGGTATATCCGTCAAAGGATGCAGAGCGTCCTGTGGCCCACAGACAGAATATACGCCAGATAGCCCTTGTGGTAGATGACGTAGAAAAATACATGCAGAATTATGCCTATTATCTTGGAATTGACGGCTGGGATGTGAGGCACTTCACGCCTGAGAAAGTCAGGGATTTCTATGTGGAGGGAGAACATATCACAGAAGGGTTTGATTTCATTTGTGCTGTAAAATGGGTGGGGGATATGGAACTTGAGCTGATCCAGCCTGTGAAGGGCCCTAACATTTATTGGAAATTCTTAGAGCAGCATGGGCCTGGCCTGCACCATTTGAAGGATGTATATCCAGATGATGAGATTAAGGAGGAATGCACCCGACTTAAGGCGGCTGGGGTGCGTGTGATGCAGACAGGCTGGATAGACGGGGACAGCCATTACTATATAAGTACGGAAGAAATGCTGAAGATCGTCATGGAGTTTGGGAATGGCGGGAAAATCGAGGCCCCAGATTATGTATTTTATGCCGATGAGAAGGAGAAGAATGGTTAA
- a CDS encoding Gfo/Idh/MocA family protein, producing MNQIKWVIAGTGYIANEFAKGMGEVKDAVLAAVSSRSFESGLHFAEKYGCGKAYTDFGEMLEKEKPDAAYIAVPNDCHYTYIMEALERGIPVLSEKPMVDNLVQLEAVLKKAEDKKTFLMEGMWTRCFPAVKEARAWIEKGRIGRPLAVHASFNIKPAPEDWQPWKGGIQHAAGAMRDVGIYSLAMAYMVFPDGPVNTYSTMKSNGEVDESFHMLLEYEDGGAAFLGGAFNQVSNPQTEIVGEEGRIVIGPEFWHPTTSTLTLNDGTTEKYMETYPASGFQYEIQEVHECIREGVLESPQFTWEESRKIGALIEETRKEWGIFYEADEERR from the coding sequence ATGAATCAGATAAAGTGGGTGATTGCTGGTACTGGCTATATAGCCAATGAGTTTGCAAAAGGGATGGGAGAAGTAAAGGATGCGGTTCTGGCGGCGGTTTCATCCAGGAGCTTTGAAAGCGGCCTGCATTTTGCGGAAAAATATGGCTGTGGAAAAGCGTATACAGATTTTGGGGAAATGTTGGAAAAGGAAAAGCCTGATGCAGCTTATATAGCAGTCCCCAATGACTGCCACTATACTTATATTATGGAAGCGCTGGAGAGAGGCATCCCGGTTTTAAGCGAAAAGCCAATGGTAGATAATCTGGTTCAGCTTGAGGCGGTACTTAAGAAAGCAGAGGATAAAAAGACATTTCTCATGGAGGGGATGTGGACAAGATGTTTTCCGGCTGTAAAGGAAGCCAGGGCCTGGATAGAGAAGGGGCGTATTGGCAGGCCGTTAGCTGTACATGCCTCCTTTAACATAAAGCCTGCCCCAGAAGACTGGCAGCCATGGAAGGGCGGGATTCAACATGCGGCAGGGGCCATGCGGGACGTGGGGATATATTCCTTGGCTATGGCATATATGGTGTTCCCTGACGGGCCAGTGAACACCTATTCAACGATGAAGTCCAATGGGGAAGTGGATGAAAGCTTTCATATGCTCCTCGAATATGAGGATGGAGGCGCTGCATTCTTGGGCGGGGCCTTTAACCAGGTCAGCAATCCCCAGACAGAAATTGTGGGGGAAGAGGGCCGGATTGTGATAGGGCCGGAGTTCTGGCACCCCACCACATCTACGCTGACCTTAAATGACGGGACAACAGAAAAATATATGGAGACATACCCCGCATCTGGCTTCCAGTATGAGATACAGGAAGTGCATGAATGCATCAGGGAGGGTGTATTAGAAAGTCCTCAGTTTACATGGGAAGAGTCCAGGAAGATTGGGGCGCTGATAGAAGAGACCAGGAAAGAATGGGGAATATTTTATGAAGCAGATGAAGAGAGGAGATAG
- a CDS encoding LacI family DNA-binding transcriptional regulator: MTTIKDVAEQAGVGIATVSRMINHTGYVSEEARERIEAAIRELDFIPNERARNLSRKRSGIIGVIIPDFQTPFYASFIRQVEIELYKYGYKTMVCNTVKTSDREKEYVDMLKRNIVDGIITGALSVEDTVYKEIDKPIVSMDHDLGPRIPLIHSDHKKGGQMVAEYLASRGCRRVIQIGGCFQVNTPSNDRYIEFEKVMNAYHISVRTLEMEWNRTSYSYYMDLMQKYVDELKEADGIFASDMGAIALYHFASDMGIKVPQQLKIVGYDGTDMTRMVTPVVTAVCQDIPLLAKKCVDTVMKLVQGEGDIDYHQVTDVYFQKGGTA, encoded by the coding sequence TTGACTACAATTAAAGATGTGGCGGAGCAGGCAGGGGTGGGGATAGCGACAGTCTCTAGGATGATTAATCATACGGGGTATGTGTCGGAGGAGGCCAGGGAGCGAATTGAGGCCGCTATCAGGGAATTGGATTTTATCCCCAATGAGCGGGCCCGGAATCTGTCCAGAAAGAGGTCGGGGATTATAGGAGTGATTATACCTGATTTCCAGACCCCTTTTTATGCATCCTTCATCCGCCAGGTTGAGATAGAGCTGTACAAATACGGCTATAAAACAATGGTGTGCAATACAGTTAAAACCAGTGACAGGGAAAAGGAATATGTTGATATGCTGAAGCGCAATATTGTTGACGGGATTATTACAGGGGCGCTTTCGGTAGAAGACACAGTATATAAGGAAATAGATAAGCCGATTGTCAGCATGGACCATGATTTAGGGCCCAGGATACCACTGATTCACTCGGACCATAAAAAGGGTGGGCAGATGGTTGCAGAATATCTGGCCAGCCGGGGATGCCGCAGGGTTATCCAGATAGGCGGCTGTTTTCAGGTAAACACACCTTCAAATGACAGATATATAGAATTTGAGAAGGTGATGAATGCCTATCATATTTCTGTAAGGACGCTGGAAATGGAGTGGAACCGAACCAGTTATTCTTACTATATGGATCTTATGCAGAAGTATGTAGATGAGCTTAAAGAGGCGGACGGCATATTTGCCTCAGACATGGGCGCCATTGCCCTGTATCATTTTGCTTCAGACATGGGGATTAAAGTCCCTCAGCAGTTAAAAATTGTGGGATATGACGGCACGGATATGACGCGGATGGTGACTCCGGTTGTGACGGCCGTGTGCCAGGATATTCCCCTTTTGGCAAAGAAATGTGTAGATACAGTCATGAAACTGGTTCAGGGAGAGGGAGACATTGATTACCATCAGGTGACGGATGTCTATTTCCAGAAAGGCGGTACGGCTTAA
- a CDS encoding sodium:solute symporter family transporter, protein MGVKLFLLIVFFAVMVGVGIYSRKHTRNVDGFVLGGRSVGPWLTAFAYGTSYFSAVVFVGYAGQFGWKYGVASTWIGIGNAVLGSLLAWVVLGRRTKVMSQHLKSRTMPEFFGERYGSKSLKIAASVIVFIFLIPYTASVYNGLSRLFQMAFHIPYAYCVVVMAAFTAVYVILGGYMATAINDFIQGIIMLIGIVAVIGAVLSGRGGFMEALGTMAQLPSDVPVTQGQPGAFTSFFGPDPVNLLGVVVLTSLGTWGLPQMISKFYAIRDEKAINTGTVISTLFAVVVSGGCYFLGGFGRLFDDPALYDKATGAVVYDSIIPFMLSTLPDILIGVVVVLVLSASMSTLSSLVLTSSSTMTLDLLKDNVIKDMSEKKQVVTMQLFIIFFIIISVVIALDPPTFIAQLMGISWGALAGAFLAPFLYGLYWKRVTKAAVWASFITGVGITVSNMFMGYIESPINAGAVAMLAGLAIVPAVSLITPRIPEKQVEEIFTCYDEKVTITKKRSLE, encoded by the coding sequence ATGGGAGTCAAATTATTTTTGCTGATTGTTTTTTTTGCAGTGATGGTTGGTGTGGGAATCTACTCCAGGAAACACACAAGAAACGTAGATGGATTTGTACTGGGAGGGAGGTCTGTGGGGCCATGGCTGACAGCTTTTGCTTATGGGACTTCTTATTTCTCTGCAGTTGTTTTTGTGGGATATGCCGGGCAGTTCGGGTGGAAATATGGAGTGGCGTCAACATGGATCGGGATTGGGAATGCAGTGCTGGGGAGCCTTTTGGCGTGGGTGGTCCTGGGAAGAAGGACAAAGGTCATGTCCCAGCATCTTAAATCCAGGACTATGCCGGAGTTTTTTGGGGAGCGGTACGGAAGTAAGTCCTTGAAAATTGCTGCATCGGTGATTGTGTTCATATTCTTGATTCCGTATACGGCTTCTGTGTACAACGGCCTTTCCAGGCTGTTTCAGATGGCATTCCATATTCCCTATGCTTACTGTGTAGTTGTGATGGCGGCATTTACTGCGGTATATGTGATTTTGGGGGGATATATGGCCACGGCCATTAATGATTTTATTCAGGGAATCATTATGCTGATTGGAATTGTGGCAGTGATAGGCGCGGTATTAAGCGGAAGGGGCGGGTTCATGGAGGCCCTTGGGACGATGGCGCAGTTGCCCAGTGACGTTCCAGTGACACAGGGGCAGCCGGGAGCCTTCACCTCATTTTTTGGTCCGGATCCCGTGAATCTTCTGGGTGTGGTGGTCCTGACTTCCCTGGGAACCTGGGGACTGCCCCAGATGATCAGTAAGTTTTATGCGATCAGAGATGAAAAGGCAATTAACACAGGGACAGTGATTTCTACATTATTTGCAGTAGTCGTTTCAGGCGGGTGTTATTTTCTGGGCGGGTTTGGCAGGCTGTTTGACGACCCGGCGCTCTATGATAAGGCAACAGGGGCCGTTGTATATGACAGCATTATCCCCTTTATGCTCTCCACACTGCCTGATATACTGATTGGTGTGGTTGTGGTACTGGTGCTGTCTGCATCCATGTCAACCTTGTCTTCCCTGGTCCTTACATCCAGCTCAACTATGACCCTGGATTTGCTGAAAGATAATGTGATAAAGGATATGAGTGAGAAGAAGCAGGTAGTTACCATGCAGCTGTTTATCATTTTCTTTATTATTATCTCAGTAGTCATTGCACTGGATCCCCCAACCTTTATAGCCCAGCTCATGGGGATTTCCTGGGGAGCGCTGGCAGGCGCTTTTTTGGCGCCGTTTTTATACGGACTGTACTGGAAACGGGTTACAAAAGCAGCCGTGTGGGCCAGTTTCATCACAGGTGTGGGGATTACAGTATCGAATATGTTTATGGGTTATATAGAATCCCCTATTAATGCAGGGGCCGTGGCTATGCTGGCAGGATTGGCCATTGTACCTGCCGTCAGCCTGATAACACCCAGAATCCCGGAAAAACAGGTGGAAGAGATCTTTACATGTTATGATGAAAAAGTTACAATTACAAAGAAGCGCTCTCTGGAGTGA
- a CDS encoding helix-turn-helix domain-containing protein translates to MGYNGIKLHNSINIGKIYSIHYFEYMNDFYFQGESHNFWEFICVDKGEVGITSGDSFSILKKGDIAFHQPNEFHNVRAVGGIAPNLVVISFQCTDEAMRFFSKRILQIDQTEQNLLANIIIEARRCFDCRLDDPYLQNMPMKEPNLFGSEQLIHLYLTQFLIHLIRRHSGPLMPYKGMPRHETLKTTKSKSDTEVFNRIVNYLESRIDTRVTIDQICHDNLTGRSQLQKIFKEQCNMGVIEYFSLMKINIAKELIRTNRMNFTQISEHLGYTSIHYFSRQFKKITGMTPSEYVTSIKAMADGSF, encoded by the coding sequence ATGGGGTATAACGGAATTAAGCTTCACAATTCAATAAATATAGGTAAAATCTACAGCATTCACTACTTCGAATATATGAATGATTTTTATTTCCAGGGAGAATCCCATAATTTCTGGGAATTTATCTGTGTGGACAAGGGGGAAGTGGGGATCACTTCCGGTGATTCATTTTCAATATTAAAAAAGGGAGATATTGCTTTTCATCAGCCAAATGAATTTCATAATGTTCGTGCAGTTGGCGGTATCGCCCCCAACCTTGTTGTCATATCCTTCCAATGTACCGATGAAGCCATGCGCTTTTTTTCTAAGCGGATCCTGCAGATTGACCAAACGGAGCAGAATCTTTTAGCCAATATTATCATTGAGGCAAGACGTTGCTTTGACTGCCGGCTGGATGATCCCTATCTTCAGAACATGCCTATGAAAGAGCCAAATCTTTTTGGGTCCGAACAACTTATTCATTTGTATCTGACCCAGTTTCTAATTCACCTGATCCGCAGACATTCCGGCCCGCTGATGCCATACAAAGGTATGCCTCGTCATGAAACACTTAAGACAACTAAGAGTAAGAGTGATACAGAAGTTTTTAACCGAATTGTGAATTATCTGGAAAGTAGGATAGATACTCGTGTCACCATTGACCAGATTTGCCATGACAATTTGACCGGAAGATCACAGCTTCAAAAAATTTTTAAAGAACAGTGCAATATGGGAGTTATAGAATACTTTTCTCTTATGAAAATTAATATTGCAAAAGAATTGATCAGGACCAACCGCATGAATTTCACCCAGATTTCTGAACATCTTGGCTATACTTCGATACATTATTTTTCCCGCCAGTTCAAGAAAATTACGGGTATGACACCTTCGGAGTATGTTACTTCTATAAAAGCAATGGCTGACGGAAGCTTTTAA
- a CDS encoding sugar phosphate nucleotidyltransferase: protein MKKPILVIMAAGMGSRYGGLKQIDPIDEEGHILMDFSMYDAKQAGFEKVIFIVKKEDETDFKEAVGARMAEHMDISYAFQELTDIPEGYEVPEGRVKPWGTAHAVLSCIDQIDGPFAVINADDYYGQEAFKLIYNYLVSHEDNEKYCYAMIGYHLGNTVTDNGHVARGICDMNEKGELAAIYERTRIEKRNGGIAFTEDGGETWTSIAAETIVSMNMWGFSTSILEEIKAEFPAFLDAGFQDNPIKCEYFLPTVVSNLLSEGRASVAVLESADKWYGVTYKEDKPVVVAAIKQMKECGLYPTHLWEEI from the coding sequence ATGAAAAAACCAATATTAGTCATTATGGCAGCAGGAATGGGAAGCCGCTATGGCGGATTGAAGCAGATTGACCCGATAGATGAAGAGGGACATATTCTCATGGACTTCTCCATGTATGACGCAAAACAAGCAGGATTTGAAAAGGTAATCTTTATTGTCAAGAAAGAGGACGAAACAGACTTTAAGGAAGCAGTCGGCGCCCGCATGGCAGAACATATGGATATATCCTATGCATTTCAGGAGCTCACGGATATCCCAGAAGGATATGAGGTTCCAGAAGGGCGTGTGAAACCGTGGGGGACGGCACATGCCGTACTTAGCTGTATTGATCAGATTGATGGGCCGTTTGCAGTAATTAATGCAGATGACTATTATGGCCAGGAAGCCTTCAAACTGATTTATAATTATCTGGTATCTCATGAAGACAATGAGAAATATTGTTATGCTATGATAGGATACCACCTCGGAAATACGGTAACAGATAATGGGCATGTGGCACGTGGTATCTGTGATATGAATGAAAAGGGAGAATTAGCAGCGATTTACGAAAGAACCAGAATTGAGAAACGTAATGGAGGAATCGCATTTACAGAGGACGGCGGTGAAACGTGGACTTCAATTGCAGCAGAAACAATCGTATCTATGAATATGTGGGGATTCTCTACGAGTATTCTGGAAGAAATCAAAGCAGAATTTCCAGCATTTCTAGACGCAGGATTCCAGGACAATCCAATAAAATGTGAATACTTCCTGCCCACAGTCGTAAGCAATCTCCTAAGCGAAGGCCGTGCAAGTGTTGCTGTTTTAGAATCCGCAGATAAATGGTATGGTGTAACATATAAAGAGGATAAGCCAGTAGTTGTAGCGGCGATTAAGCAAATGAAAGAATGTGGACTATATCCAACACATCTTTGGGAGGAAATATAA
- a CDS encoding phosphotransferase enzyme family protein: protein MIQVTQKQKEEAIAHFQFEGTLIKQESYGSGHINDTFLLTFEAKGKEKKKEKNVILQRINTEIFSDPIGLMENIVGVTSYLRRRIIEEGGDPDRETLNIIPTIDGRDYFLDSKGDYWRSYIFITNAASYDKVEQPEYFYQSAVAFGHFQCMLADYPAETLHETIAGFHDTKARFAAFKKVVQEDVLKRAASVQKEIQFVLGHEDVANYFSDLLAAGEIPLRVTHNDTKLNNIMIDNKTKKGICVIDLDTVMPGLAMNDFGDSIRFGANTAAEDEADLDKVSCSMELFDLYAKGFIEGCGGKLTQKEIDLMPMGAKAMTFECGMRFLTDYLQGDTYFKTHREGHNLDRCRTQFKLVEDMEQKWHTMHEIVKKYSSN from the coding sequence ATGATTCAGGTGACACAGAAGCAAAAAGAGGAAGCAATTGCCCATTTTCAATTTGAGGGAACACTGATTAAGCAGGAATCATATGGAAGCGGACACATCAATGATACATTTCTTTTGACATTTGAAGCTAAAGGAAAAGAGAAAAAAAAGGAAAAAAATGTAATACTTCAGAGAATAAACACGGAAATATTTTCAGACCCAATTGGACTGATGGAAAATATTGTTGGCGTTACGTCCTATCTTCGCAGGAGGATTATTGAAGAAGGGGGAGATCCAGACAGAGAGACATTAAACATTATTCCTACGATAGATGGCAGAGATTATTTTTTGGACTCTAAAGGCGATTACTGGCGCTCGTATATATTTATTACAAATGCTGCAAGCTATGACAAGGTGGAACAACCGGAGTATTTTTACCAGAGCGCAGTGGCATTTGGACACTTCCAGTGTATGCTTGCTGATTATCCCGCAGAAACACTTCATGAAACAATTGCTGGATTCCATGATACAAAGGCTAGATTTGCTGCTTTCAAGAAAGTAGTACAAGAAGATGTGCTAAAAAGGGCAGCTTCCGTTCAAAAGGAGATTCAGTTTGTGTTGGGGCATGAGGATGTTGCAAATTATTTCAGCGATCTTCTTGCAGCTGGAGAAATACCTCTTCGTGTTACACATAATGATACCAAGCTTAATAATATTATGATTGATAACAAGACCAAAAAGGGTATCTGTGTCATCGATCTTGATACGGTTATGCCGGGACTTGCAATGAATGATTTCGGAGATTCTATCCGGTTTGGTGCAAATACTGCGGCAGAAGATGAGGCAGACCTGGATAAAGTCTCCTGTAGTATGGAGTTATTTGACCTGTATGCCAAAGGCTTCATTGAAGGATGCGGTGGGAAGCTTACACAGAAAGAAATTGATCTCATGCCCATGGGTGCAAAGGCCATGACATTTGAATGTGGAATGCGCTTTTTGACAGATTATCTTCAGGGAGATACCTATTTTAAGACTCACAGAGAAGGGCATAATCTGGATAGATGCAGAACTCAATTTAAACTGGTTGAGGATATGGAACAGAAATGGCATACTATGCATGAAATAGTTAAAAAGTACAGCAGCAATTAG